In Microbacterium lushaniae, the following are encoded in one genomic region:
- a CDS encoding ABC1 kinase family protein, which translates to MRARYRRITRFAARYLVQSWWFELFLPRLGLGRFAARGRAARLRRIAERFHVLAVDLGGLMIKVGQFMSSRLDVLPPEITTELQGLQDEVPPVPFAAIRTLAETELGIPLERAFTFVDPDPLAAASLGQAHRAALAEPDVSDTGLSDAVLKVQRPGIDAVIDVDLRALRRVAGWLTRVRAVADRVDVPALVEEFAGTSLEEIDYLHEAASAERFAASFAGDPRVAVPEVVWERTTRRVLTLQDVTAIKINDLDGLRAAGIDPAEVATRFAAVMFDQLFVHGFFHADPHPGNIFVTPLPAPDPSMPEPVGSPSGGAGRAWRLTFIDFGMMGEVPDGLRRGLRRVLIAAATRNGKGLVDGIRDVGVLLPSADTAELERAMTQLFARFGGMGFAELQEVDPREFRAFAVEFGDTVRALPFQLPENFLLIIRAMSLTSGMCSALDPAFNIWDAVEPYANRLIQEERGNVARAAMTEATDYAGLVARLPRRLDELATRIEDGRLTAQVPRLERRLRALERLGRRVLAAVLFAALLIGGVLLRPDAAVFGSVLIVVSVLPLLYAVLAGFLGRRGTD; encoded by the coding sequence ATGCGCGCGCGGTACCGTCGCATCACGCGCTTCGCGGCGCGTTATCTCGTGCAGTCGTGGTGGTTCGAGCTGTTCCTCCCGCGCCTCGGGCTGGGCCGGTTCGCAGCGCGCGGGCGGGCAGCTCGCCTCCGCCGCATCGCCGAGCGCTTCCACGTGCTCGCGGTCGACCTGGGTGGCCTCATGATCAAGGTCGGCCAGTTCATGTCGTCGCGGCTGGACGTGCTGCCGCCGGAGATCACGACCGAGCTGCAGGGGCTCCAGGATGAGGTCCCGCCCGTGCCGTTCGCCGCGATCCGCACGCTGGCCGAGACCGAGCTGGGCATCCCGCTGGAGCGGGCGTTCACGTTCGTGGATCCCGACCCGCTGGCCGCGGCATCCCTCGGGCAGGCCCACCGGGCGGCGCTCGCGGAGCCGGATGTGAGCGACACCGGGCTCTCGGACGCGGTCCTGAAAGTGCAGCGCCCGGGGATCGACGCCGTCATCGACGTCGATCTTCGGGCGCTTCGCCGCGTCGCCGGCTGGCTGACCCGTGTGCGCGCGGTCGCCGACCGCGTGGACGTGCCCGCGCTCGTGGAGGAGTTCGCCGGCACGAGCCTGGAGGAGATCGACTATCTGCACGAAGCAGCGAGTGCGGAGCGCTTCGCCGCCTCCTTCGCCGGCGACCCGCGCGTGGCCGTGCCCGAGGTCGTGTGGGAGCGGACGACGCGCCGCGTGCTGACGCTGCAGGACGTCACGGCGATCAAGATCAACGACCTCGACGGGCTGCGGGCCGCGGGGATCGACCCCGCCGAGGTGGCCACCCGGTTCGCCGCGGTGATGTTCGACCAGCTGTTCGTGCACGGGTTCTTCCACGCCGACCCGCACCCGGGCAACATCTTCGTCACCCCGCTGCCCGCGCCCGACCCGTCGATGCCCGAGCCCGTCGGGAGCCCGAGCGGCGGCGCTGGGCGTGCGTGGCGCCTGACCTTCATCGACTTCGGCATGATGGGCGAAGTACCCGACGGCCTCCGGCGGGGCCTGCGCCGCGTGCTGATCGCGGCAGCCACCCGCAACGGCAAGGGCCTGGTCGACGGCATCCGCGACGTGGGGGTGCTGCTGCCCAGCGCCGACACCGCGGAACTCGAACGCGCGATGACCCAGCTGTTCGCCCGGTTCGGCGGCATGGGCTTCGCCGAACTGCAGGAGGTCGACCCCCGCGAGTTCCGCGCGTTCGCCGTCGAGTTCGGCGACACCGTCCGCGCGCTGCCGTTCCAGCTGCCGGAGAACTTCCTCCTCATCATCCGCGCGATGTCGCTGACTTCGGGCATGTGCAGCGCGCTGGATCCCGCGTTCAACATCTGGGATGCCGTGGAGCCCTACGCCAACCGGCTCATCCAGGAGGAGCGGGGCAACGTGGCCCGAGCCGCCATGACGGAGGCGACCGACTACGCCGGCCTCGTCGCGCGGCTTCCCCGCCGGCTCGACGAGCTCGCCACCCGCATCGAGGACGGGCGGTTGACGGCGCAGGTCCCGCGGCTGGAGCGGCGCCTGCGCGCACTGGAGCGCCTGGGCCGGCGCGTGCTCGCGGCGGTGCTCTTCGCCGCGCTCCTGATCGGCGGGGTGCTGCTGCGTCCGGATGCCGCGGTCTTCGGCTCCGTCCTCATCGTCGTGTCGGTGCTCCCGCTGCTGTACGCGGTGCTCGCGGGTTTCCTCGGCCGGCGCGGGACGGACTGA
- a CDS encoding lytic transglycosylase domain-containing protein, whose translation MRSTTSTSSARRTLRQAARRARRRPALAAGGLALGVFAATVLTGTAPAPREDTAQSAPTFALASYQVSVQPSEPQEILDARAAMTAAETALAEAATVTNDIAASGVDIGEPDPTVDTAALESAAQRLSDVQALPIPLLPHVTDDVTMHAATVDTRVSQLRGSLDGALARKAEAEAAEKARVEAEAAASAAAAAAAAAAEQPAAAASAPRPAAPLPTGGGSGDNSPAGAQATARGMLGGFGWGDDQFGCLVSLWQKESGWNYQAQNRSSGAYGIPQALPGSKMASAGADWATNAGTQVAWGLGYISGRYGSPCGAWSHSQSVGWY comes from the coding sequence ATGCGCTCCACAACGTCGACGTCCTCTGCCCGCCGCACCCTCCGTCAGGCCGCCCGCCGGGCCCGCCGCCGCCCGGCCCTCGCCGCCGGCGGACTCGCCCTGGGAGTCTTCGCCGCCACCGTTCTGACCGGTACGGCACCCGCCCCGCGAGAGGACACCGCCCAGTCGGCGCCGACGTTCGCCCTGGCGTCCTACCAGGTGTCGGTCCAGCCCTCCGAGCCGCAGGAGATCCTCGACGCACGCGCGGCCATGACCGCTGCCGAGACCGCACTGGCGGAGGCTGCCACGGTCACGAACGACATCGCGGCGTCGGGTGTCGACATCGGCGAGCCCGACCCCACCGTCGACACCGCTGCACTGGAAAGCGCCGCTCAGCGCCTTTCCGACGTGCAGGCCCTCCCCATTCCGCTCCTGCCCCACGTCACCGACGATGTGACGATGCATGCCGCCACGGTCGACACACGCGTCTCCCAGCTGCGCGGAAGCCTGGACGGAGCGCTCGCGCGCAAGGCGGAGGCGGAGGCCGCCGAGAAGGCCCGCGTCGAGGCGGAAGCCGCCGCTTCCGCCGCCGCAGCCGCCGCAGCCGCCGCGGCGGAGCAGCCGGCTGCCGCCGCGTCCGCTCCCCGCCCCGCCGCGCCCCTGCCCACCGGTGGCGGAAGCGGCGACAACAGCCCCGCCGGCGCCCAGGCGACCGCGCGCGGCATGCTGGGCGGATTCGGCTGGGGCGATGACCAGTTCGGATGCCTCGTCTCGCTGTGGCAGAAGGAATCCGGCTGGAACTACCAGGCACAGAACCGCTCGAGCGGTGCGTACGGCATCCCGCAGGCGCTCCCTGGCAGCAAGATGGCCTCCGCGGGCGCCGATTGGGCGACCAACGCCGGCACGCAGGTGGCATGGGGCCTCGGGTACATCTCGGGTCGCTACGGTTCGCCGTGCGGCGCGTGGTCGCACTCGCAGTCGGTCGGCTGGTACTGA